A region from the Musa acuminata AAA Group cultivar baxijiao chromosome BXJ1-10, Cavendish_Baxijiao_AAA, whole genome shotgun sequence genome encodes:
- the LOC135594771 gene encoding uncharacterized protein LOC135594771: MSTDSSITHLSSALSTNSFVASCASLAAGVVEKGWPSIVLVLIHLQNKEHFSASMTQDIGQAEGRTSNKPEGAGHQCVDSFASSEQEDSSDSSDDEMENFSDIDDVEVDGYLHNEEGKELKKIIWEEMNREYLEAQTAKEAAATAAKEAYKANFLNGSEDLLDAKELAKATAAALAKSRKERRRRNAGEAKTKTPAQTLETTHQMSKRKVLSSKVNYEALEALYSSDQDSGKRQKIESDAAGACDLPNNIENHVVDPSATEDGDGSGAFEDHIYAEVSYDDYDGNGDEDFGYYEDFDFSY; encoded by the exons ATGAGCACGGACTCATCGATAACTCACCTATCGAGCGCCCTCTCGACCAACTCGTTCGTGGCTTCGTGCGCGAGCCTGGCGGCCGGCGTTGTTGAGAAGGGGTGGCCGTCGATCGTGTTGGTCCTTATCCATCTCCAG AACAAGGAACATTTTTCTGCTAGTATGACTCAAGATATTGGCCAAGCTGAAGGGAGGACTTCAAATAAACCTGAAGGTGCTG GACATCAGTGTGTGGACTCATTCGCTTCCAGTGAACAAGAGGACTCAAGTGACTCATCAGATGATGAGATGGAAAACTTTTCTGATATTGATGATGTTGAG GTTGATGGATACCTGCACAATGAAGAGGGGAAGGAACTTAAAAAGATTATATGGGAAGAAATGAACAGAGAGTATCTTGAG GCACAAACAGCCAAGGAAGCTGCTGCTACAGCTGCTAAGGAGGCTTATAAAGCTAATTTTTTAAATGGCTCAGAAGATCTGTTAGATGCCAAGGAACTTGCTAAAGCAACTGCAGCAGCCCTGGCAAAGTCCAGAAAG gaaagaagaagaagaaatgctgGAGAAGCTAAAACCAAGACTCCTGCACAGACTCTTGAAACAACCCATCAGATGTCTAAAAGAAAG GTATTGAGTTCGAAAGTCAACTATGAAGCGCTGGAAGCTCTGTActct TCTGATCAAGATAGTGGAAAAAGGCAAAAAATCGAGTCAGATGCTGCTGGTGCTTGTGACCTCCCGAACAACATCGAGAATCATGTGGTTGATCCAAGTGCTACGGAGGATGGTGATGGATCCGGAGCATTTGAAGATCACATATATGCTGAAGTCAGTTATGATGATTATGATGGGAATGGAGATGAAGATTTTGGGTATTACGAGGATTTTGATTTTTCATACTGA